The Saccharomonospora cyanea NA-134 genome includes a region encoding these proteins:
- a CDS encoding response regulator transcription factor yields MRVVIAEDAVLLREGVQRLLADDGVETVAAVDNGDDLIEAVQQHRPDLTIADVRMPPTFTDEGLRASLRARQLVPGLPVLVLSQYVEETYAVELLSGGAGGVGYLLKERVADVAEFLDAVRRVASGGTAIDPEVISQLMARGRRNPLDSLTPRESEVLSLMAQGLTNSAIASRLVVSHGAVEKHIGNIFAKLGLESSNTEHRRVRAVLTYLGR; encoded by the coding sequence ATGCGCGTGGTCATCGCGGAGGACGCCGTCCTGTTGCGGGAGGGGGTGCAGCGGCTGCTGGCCGACGACGGCGTCGAGACGGTGGCCGCTGTGGACAACGGCGATGACCTGATAGAGGCGGTTCAGCAGCACCGTCCGGATCTCACGATCGCGGACGTGCGGATGCCCCCGACGTTCACCGACGAGGGGCTGCGGGCGTCGCTGCGGGCGCGGCAGCTCGTGCCGGGTCTGCCGGTGCTGGTGCTGTCGCAGTACGTCGAGGAGACGTACGCGGTGGAGTTGCTCTCCGGCGGCGCGGGTGGCGTGGGCTACCTGCTGAAGGAACGCGTGGCCGACGTGGCCGAGTTCCTGGACGCCGTGCGGCGCGTGGCGTCCGGAGGCACGGCGATCGACCCCGAAGTGATCAGCCAACTCATGGCGCGGGGGCGCCGGAACCCGCTGGATTCGCTCACCCCGCGCGAATCCGAGGTGCTGAGCCTCATGGCGCAGGGTCTCACCAACAGCGCCATCGCCTCCCGGCTCGTCGTGTCACACGGTGCCGTGGAGAAGCACATCGGCAACATCTTCGCCAAGCTCGGCCTGGAGAGCAGCAACACGGAGCACCGCCGGGTCCGTGCCGTGCTGACCTATCTCGGACGCTGA
- a CDS encoding sensor histidine kinase — MPNKASADPKSSSAGSPERPRGWLTLLFMIASFPLRLVQFVLIVCGTLIGVATVVIWIGIPILTATIWLVRAFGDLERAWVRRTLGVSVPDAERARGDGGWGRRWLTRATDPTTWRDLAYLMLAFPIGIVEFAVGLVAILLVPVAIWVMPTLGWLHAQLASALLGPPKAQRAEARAQRLQASRARGVDAAEAERRRIERDLHDGAQQRLVSVAMTLGRAKAKVGAGTRPDTDALRELIDEAHSDAKLAVSELRDLARGIYPAVLADRGLDAALSAQAAKSPIPVDVTVEVEPRPPAAVETTAYFIVGESLTNIAKHSGADRASVRVWRDGDTVVVEVTDDGKGGASLRPGGGLAGLADRAATIDGTVSVVSPPGGPTVVRADLPCTW, encoded by the coding sequence ATGCCGAACAAGGCTTCCGCAGACCCCAAAAGTTCATCGGCGGGCTCACCGGAGCGACCACGAGGGTGGCTCACCCTCCTTTTCATGATCGCGAGCTTCCCGCTGCGACTCGTCCAGTTCGTGCTGATCGTCTGCGGCACGTTGATCGGGGTCGCCACCGTCGTGATCTGGATCGGTATCCCGATCCTGACGGCGACGATCTGGCTCGTGCGCGCGTTCGGCGACCTGGAACGGGCATGGGTACGGCGGACACTGGGTGTGAGCGTCCCCGACGCGGAACGCGCACGCGGTGACGGCGGGTGGGGCCGACGCTGGTTGACCCGGGCGACCGATCCGACGACGTGGCGCGACCTCGCGTACCTGATGCTCGCCTTCCCCATCGGAATCGTCGAGTTCGCCGTGGGTCTGGTGGCCATCCTGCTCGTGCCGGTCGCGATCTGGGTGATGCCGACGCTCGGATGGCTGCACGCCCAGCTCGCCTCCGCCCTGCTCGGACCTCCGAAGGCGCAGAGGGCGGAGGCGCGGGCCCAGCGGCTGCAAGCGTCGCGGGCGCGCGGCGTGGACGCGGCCGAGGCCGAACGACGACGCATCGAACGCGACCTCCACGACGGCGCGCAACAGCGACTCGTCTCGGTGGCCATGACCCTGGGCCGGGCGAAGGCCAAGGTCGGCGCTGGTACTCGACCCGACACCGACGCGCTGCGGGAGCTGATCGACGAGGCGCATTCCGACGCGAAACTCGCGGTGTCGGAGCTGCGCGACCTCGCCAGGGGCATCTACCCCGCCGTGCTGGCCGACAGGGGCCTCGACGCGGCGCTGTCCGCGCAGGCCGCCAAATCGCCCATTCCCGTCGACGTGACGGTGGAGGTGGAGCCCCGCCCTCCCGCGGCCGTGGAGACGACGGCCTACTTCATCGTGGGTGAGTCTTTGACCAACATCGCCAAGCACTCCGGAGCCGACCGGGCCTCCGTGAGGGTGTGGCGCGACGGCGACACCGTCGTGGTGGAGGTGACCGACGACGGTAAGGGCGGCGCGAGTCTACGACCCGGTGGTGGCCTTGCGGGCCTCGCCGACCGGGCTGCGACCATAGACGGCACCGTTTCCGTCGTCAGCCCACCCGGCGGCCCCACCGTCGTCCGAGCGGACCTGCCGTGTACGTGGTGA
- a CDS encoding sensor domain-containing protein, giving the protein MSTVRSHDDHERGRPSVAGSLTYLLLSFPIGVAAFVVLLTLTVFGIGTAIVWIGLPVLAGTVLLTRGAAHVERARVYALLGAYIPPSTRPLPQGGLKQRWRTRLTDSATWREYVYLFLLFPLGIAEFVLMVATWSVSLALLALPVYYRFLPGGAWHFPSHDVSLRWVTVDSVWTALPWSALGVLLLVCTALLTRGLGAAHARFAKAMLGPTFNRMRELDADDTETAPFPVRP; this is encoded by the coding sequence ATGTCGACGGTACGGTCCCACGACGACCACGAGCGCGGCCGTCCTTCGGTCGCGGGCTCACTCACCTACCTGCTGTTGAGCTTCCCCATCGGTGTCGCCGCCTTCGTGGTGCTGCTGACGCTGACCGTCTTCGGGATCGGCACCGCCATCGTGTGGATCGGCCTGCCGGTCCTCGCCGGTACGGTGCTGTTGACGAGGGGAGCCGCCCACGTGGAGCGAGCCCGCGTGTACGCCCTGCTCGGCGCCTACATCCCGCCCTCGACCAGGCCGTTGCCGCAGGGAGGTCTGAAGCAACGGTGGCGGACCCGGCTCACCGACTCGGCGACGTGGCGGGAGTACGTCTACCTGTTCCTGCTGTTCCCCCTGGGTATCGCGGAATTCGTGCTGATGGTCGCGACGTGGAGTGTTTCGTTGGCTCTCCTCGCGCTGCCGGTCTACTACCGGTTCCTCCCCGGTGGCGCGTGGCACTTCCCGTCGCATGACGTCTCGCTGCGCTGGGTGACGGTCGACTCCGTCTGGACGGCCCTGCCGTGGTCGGCGCTCGGTGTGCTGTTGCTGGTGTGCACGGCACTGCTGACCCGTGGACTCGGGGCGGCGCACGCGCGCTTCGCCAAGGCGATGCTGGGTCCGACGTTCAACCGGATGCGGGAGCTCGACGCGGACGACACCGAGACGGCCCCGTTCCCGGTGCGCCCGTGA
- a CDS encoding DUF3072 domain-containing protein → MADDKRTGRPEPTPEKDPDDWVTGAEPMTGPQRSYLNTLAQEAGEQVPDELNKAEASERIDELRKRTGRGG, encoded by the coding sequence ATGGCCGACGACAAGCGCACCGGGCGACCGGAGCCGACACCCGAGAAGGACCCTGACGACTGGGTCACCGGAGCCGAACCGATGACCGGCCCGCAGCGCTCCTACCTCAACACCCTCGCGCAGGAGGCCGGTGAGCAGGTGCCGGATGAGCTGAACAAGGCGGAGGCGTCCGAGCGGATCGACGAGCTCCGGAAACGCACCGGGCGCGGTGGTTGA
- a CDS encoding DUF2267 domain-containing protein: MDHDHFIGQVQARAQLASRGEAEGLTRATLETLGERIPEQVATHLADQLPIEIGENLRRTITMGGAGSGERFGLDEFVRRVSERGHLPEPNAVYGSRVVLEVTGEATQGVLNKVRDSLPEELRPLVDSGSKGEMS, translated from the coding sequence ATGGACCACGATCACTTCATCGGTCAGGTTCAGGCGCGGGCGCAGTTGGCCAGCCGCGGCGAGGCGGAAGGGCTGACTCGCGCGACGCTGGAAACCCTCGGGGAACGCATTCCGGAGCAGGTCGCCACGCATCTCGCCGACCAGTTGCCCATCGAGATCGGGGAGAACCTGCGCAGGACCATCACCATGGGCGGCGCGGGGTCGGGGGAGCGGTTCGGGCTCGACGAGTTCGTGCGCCGGGTGTCGGAACGCGGACACCTCCCCGAGCCCAACGCTGTGTACGGGTCCCGGGTGGTCCTCGAAGTGACGGGTGAGGCGACCCAGGGGGTGCTGAACAAGGTCCGTGACTCGTTGCCGGAGGAGCTGCGTCCGCTCGTGGACTCCGGGAGCAAGGGAGAAATGAGCTGA
- a CDS encoding ion transporter — protein MATPAVEARGVGRWTVDIAMVALAALSVGLLSYVTFFDVSEETAHTVFVVDTVVCGVFALEFLWRWRMARWNRRFPIRRWYEVLGMIPIAHPALRGLRLLRIVVLVVRLARTTDRVFGERATQRFVERFSRPIVVAIKKPVTVAVLDEVAKVLETGRYPRNIARSVEEHRELLLDIVTEKVKNDPQAGRLSGLPFHDEILRSLVDTTIRVVLDVLSDPRTDVFFAHAVRENQAQVRAAVAEGLHERADPTRPAHRS, from the coding sequence ATGGCTACTCCTGCAGTGGAAGCCCGCGGCGTCGGCAGGTGGACCGTGGACATCGCGATGGTGGCGCTCGCGGCGCTCTCGGTCGGGCTGCTCTCCTACGTGACCTTCTTCGACGTGTCGGAGGAGACGGCGCACACCGTGTTCGTCGTGGACACCGTCGTGTGCGGTGTCTTCGCGCTGGAGTTCCTCTGGCGGTGGCGGATGGCGCGCTGGAACCGGCGGTTCCCGATCCGCCGCTGGTACGAGGTGCTGGGCATGATCCCCATCGCCCATCCGGCACTTCGCGGTCTCCGTCTGTTGCGGATCGTGGTGCTGGTGGTGCGGTTGGCCCGCACCACCGACCGCGTGTTCGGGGAGAGGGCGACCCAGCGGTTCGTGGAACGCTTTTCGCGCCCCATCGTGGTGGCCATCAAGAAACCGGTCACCGTCGCCGTGCTCGACGAGGTGGCGAAGGTGCTCGAAACCGGGCGGTACCCGCGTAACATCGCGCGGTCCGTGGAGGAGCACCGGGAGCTGCTGCTCGACATCGTCACCGAGAAGGTGAAGAACGATCCGCAGGCGGGCCGGTTGTCCGGGCTGCCGTTCCACGACGAGATCCTGCGCTCGCTGGTGGACACCACCATCCGCGTCGTCCTCGACGTGCTGAGCGACCCGCGGACCGACGTGTTCTTCGCGCACGCCGTGAGGGAGAACCAAGCGCAGGTCCGCGCCGCTGTGGCCGAGGGCCTCCACGAGCGTGCGGACCCGACGCGGCCCGCGCACCGAAGCTGA
- the hrpB gene encoding ATP-dependent helicase HrpB has product MSGLDTVVLPDLPVRAVLADVGAALEAHGSAVLVAPPGTGKTTLVPLELARRVHREVTVAEPREVTVAGPREVTVAEPRKVVVAEPRRLAARAAASRMAALLGEPVGGTVGYSVRGDRRVSARTRVEVVTSGLLVRRLQNDPELSDTSVVVLDECHERHLDADLLLALLLDARAGLRDDLRLLATSATVASERLAALLGDAPVVTAEARAHPVDVVHRPPDRGERVEACVARAVHTALAENDGDVLVFLPGLAEIDRVGNLLGDLDADVVVLHGRLSARQQDTALTPGPRRRVVLSTAVAESSLTVPGVRVVVDSGLARVPRVDHRRGLPGLATVRVSRAVADQRSGRAGREAPGVAYRCWPRAEHASLPAYPEPEIRAAELSRLALELACWSTPDGAGLAWWDPPPEGALMAGRNLLATLGAVDTDGRPTARGRRMASVGLHPRLARALLDGAEVVGARTAAEVVALLDAGSKRTDLDSELARLRGADDLQARRWRREVTRLGALVDDHGGGDSRDPAAVVALAYPERLARRRPGRPGNSPVYLLAGGTAVEVPPGSGLGDSEWLAVAEATREPGRAHGVVRLAAVADERLATWAGAALVTEKDEIAWTDGDVVSRRVRRLGAVTLSERALPDPDPTAVRAAVSDGLRREGLRLLPWPDDATRLRQRLAFLHRHLGEPWPAVSDDELLARMDTWLGPELGTVRRRADLAAVDTTAALRRLLPWPQAARFDELAPERLQVPTGSRVRVDYSGDEPVLAVKLQETFGWRETPRIADGTVRVVLHLLSPAGRPAAVTSDLESFWRHGYAGVRAELRGRYPKHPWPPDPLTAEPTKGTTRRR; this is encoded by the coding sequence ATGAGCGGCCTCGACACCGTGGTGCTGCCCGACCTCCCGGTGCGTGCCGTGCTCGCCGACGTCGGCGCCGCTTTGGAAGCACACGGCAGCGCCGTGCTCGTCGCCCCACCCGGCACCGGCAAGACCACACTCGTGCCGCTGGAGCTGGCAAGGCGCGTCCACCGCGAGGTGACCGTGGCGGAGCCACGTGAAGTGACCGTGGCGGGGCCACGTGAAGTGACCGTGGCGGAGCCACGCAAAGTGGTCGTGGCGGAGCCGCGCAGGCTCGCCGCCCGTGCCGCCGCCTCACGCATGGCGGCGTTGCTCGGGGAACCGGTCGGCGGCACCGTCGGTTACTCGGTGCGGGGCGACCGCAGGGTCTCCGCCCGAACCCGCGTGGAGGTGGTGACCTCCGGGCTCCTCGTGCGGCGCCTCCAGAACGATCCCGAGCTGAGCGACACGTCGGTGGTGGTGCTGGACGAGTGCCACGAACGCCACCTCGACGCCGATCTGCTGCTGGCACTGCTGCTGGACGCTCGCGCGGGGCTGCGGGACGACCTGCGGCTCCTGGCGACGTCGGCGACCGTGGCGTCGGAACGGCTGGCCGCGCTCCTCGGAGACGCGCCGGTCGTCACCGCGGAAGCCCGGGCGCATCCCGTCGACGTCGTGCACCGGCCACCCGACCGAGGCGAACGTGTCGAGGCCTGTGTCGCCAGGGCCGTCCACACGGCACTGGCGGAGAACGACGGTGACGTCCTCGTGTTCCTCCCCGGCCTTGCCGAGATCGACCGGGTGGGGAACCTGCTCGGCGACCTCGACGCCGACGTCGTGGTGCTGCACGGCCGCCTGTCGGCGAGGCAACAGGACACGGCGCTCACCCCGGGACCGCGGCGCCGCGTCGTGCTGTCGACGGCGGTGGCCGAGTCGAGCCTGACGGTGCCCGGAGTGCGCGTGGTGGTGGACTCCGGGCTCGCGCGTGTACCCAGGGTCGACCACCGGCGTGGCCTTCCGGGGCTGGCGACCGTGCGGGTGTCGCGCGCGGTCGCCGACCAGCGGTCCGGCCGGGCCGGGAGGGAGGCGCCCGGGGTGGCGTACCGCTGCTGGCCACGTGCGGAACACGCGAGCCTGCCCGCCTACCCGGAACCGGAGATCCGGGCCGCCGAGCTGTCCCGGCTGGCGCTCGAACTGGCGTGCTGGTCCACTCCGGACGGTGCCGGGCTCGCCTGGTGGGACCCGCCGCCCGAGGGTGCGCTCATGGCGGGGAGGAACCTGCTGGCCACGCTGGGTGCCGTGGACACCGACGGCCGTCCCACCGCGCGAGGACGGCGAATGGCCTCCGTGGGACTGCACCCGCGACTCGCCCGCGCGCTGCTCGACGGGGCCGAGGTGGTCGGTGCCCGGACAGCGGCCGAAGTGGTGGCGCTGCTCGACGCGGGCTCGAAGCGAACCGACCTCGACTCCGAACTCGCCCGCCTGCGCGGGGCGGACGACCTTCAGGCGCGGCGCTGGCGGCGGGAGGTCACCCGCCTCGGTGCGCTCGTGGACGACCACGGTGGCGGTGACTCGCGCGACCCCGCCGCTGTGGTGGCTCTGGCCTATCCCGAACGGCTGGCCCGGCGGCGACCAGGGCGGCCCGGCAACTCGCCCGTGTACCTCCTGGCAGGTGGTACGGCGGTGGAGGTGCCGCCCGGAAGCGGACTCGGCGACAGCGAATGGCTGGCCGTCGCGGAGGCGACACGGGAACCGGGGCGCGCGCACGGCGTGGTGCGCCTCGCCGCGGTGGCCGACGAGCGCCTGGCCACGTGGGCGGGCGCGGCGCTGGTGACCGAGAAGGACGAGATCGCCTGGACCGACGGTGACGTCGTCTCCCGCCGGGTACGGCGACTCGGCGCCGTGACGCTCTCGGAGCGTGCCCTGCCGGATCCCGACCCGACGGCCGTGCGCGCCGCGGTGTCGGACGGCCTGCGGCGGGAGGGCCTGCGCCTGCTCCCGTGGCCCGACGACGCCACCCGGCTGCGGCAGCGCCTCGCCTTCCTGCACCGGCACCTCGGCGAGCCCTGGCCCGCCGTCTCCGACGACGAACTCCTCGCCCGGATGGACACCTGGCTCGGACCGGAACTCGGCACCGTGCGCCGCCGCGCCGACCTCGCCGCTGTCGACACGACGGCGGCGCTGCGCCGCCTGCTGCCCTGGCCACAGGCGGCGCGGTTCGACGAACTCGCCCCGGAACGGCTTCAGGTGCCCACCGGCTCACGAGTGAGAGTGGACTACTCCGGGGACGAACCCGTACTCGCGGTGAAGCTTCAGGAGACCTTCGGGTGGCGCGAGACCCCGAGGATCGCCGACGGGACCGTGCGCGTCGTGCTCCACCTGCTGTCACCCGCCGGCCGACCGGCCGCGGTGACCTCCGACCTGGAGTCGTTCTGGCGGCACGGCTACGCGGGAGTGCGCGCGGAACTGCGCGGCCGCTACCCGAAACACCCCTGGCCGCCCGACCCGCTGACCGCCGAACCCACGAAAGGTACGACCCGCCGCCGCTGA